Proteins encoded together in one Mobula birostris isolate sMobBir1 chromosome 7, sMobBir1.hap1, whole genome shotgun sequence window:
- the LOC140200865 gene encoding gamma-aminobutyric acid receptor subunit alpha-6-like → MTAKVRRLRIWDMQMVTADMGTVVAMSTSRVGLLIFVFCTALFCIGETLGKKSSNHDNEVRIHSENITRILDRLLDGYDNRLRPGFGGPVTEVKTDIYVTSFGPVSDVEMEYTMDVFFRQTWIDKRLEFEGPIEILRLNNLMVSKIWTPDTFFRNGKKSIAHNMTTPNKLFRIMQNGTVLYTMRLTINAACPMRLVNFPMDGHACPLKFGSYAYPRSEIIYTWKKGPLYSVEVPDESSSLLQYDLVGQTVSSETMKSNTGEYSMQIVYFLLQRKLGYYLTQTYIPCTMTVVLSQVVFWINKESVPARTVAGITTVLTMTTLSISARHSLPKVSYATAMDWFIAVCFAFVFSALIEFAAVNYFTNLQAQKALRKTARAAALSSPMAVSESEKIVSHSDSNCNLKKRTLSLASQKESPAIVEPDTNSCADNVSPIPCTHSCLTSLPQPQPDTGTSKIDQYARILFPLSFGAFNLVYWIVYLSKDTMEMGSNI, encoded by the exons ATGACGGCAAAAGTGAGGAGGCTTAGAATATGGGACATGCAAATGGTTACTGCTGACATGGGAACTGTGGTTGCAATGTCCACCAGCCGTGTGGGTTTACTGatctttgtcttttgcacagcactgttttG TATAGGAGAGACGCTCGGAAAAAAGTCTTCTAATCATGACAATGAAGTAAGAATACATTCAGAAAACATCACACGTATTCTCGATAGACTTCTTGATGGATATGACAACAGGCTACGTCCCGGGTTTGGAG GTCCTGTCACTGAAGTGAAAACCGACATATATGTGACAAGTTTCGGTCCTGTATCTGACGTTGAAATG GAATATACCATGGATGTCTTCTTTCGTCAAACTTGGATTGACAAAAGGTTGGAATTTGAAGGGCCCATTGAAATCCTTAGACTGAATAATTTAATGGTCAGTAAGATTTGGACTCCGGATACTTTTTTCAGAAATGGGAAAAAATCTATTGCTCACAACATGACTACTCCCAACAAGCTTTTCAGGATCATGCAAAACGGCACAGTACTTTACACAATGAG ACTTACCATAAATGCTGCGTGTCCTATGAGATTGGTGAACTTCCCAATGGACGGACATGCGTGTCCCTTGAAGTTCGGCAGCT ATGCCTATCCAAGAAGTGAAATCATTTACACCTGGAAAAAGGGTCCCCTGTACTCAGTAGAAGTACCAGATGAATCTTCGAGTCTGCTTCAGTATGACCTTGTAGGCCAAACAGTATCCAGTGAAACTATGAAGTCCAATACAG GTGAATATTCCATGCAGATAGTCTATTTTTTGCTACAGAGAAAACTAGGCTATTATCTCACTCAGACTTACATCCCATGCACCATGACTGTAGTTTTGTCTCAAGTTGTGTTCTGGATAAACAAAGAATCTGTCCCTGCTCGTACTGTGGCTG GTATCACAACAGTTTTAACCATGACTACGCTAAGCATCAGTGCACGCCACTCGCTACCCAAAGTGTCCTATGCTACTGCAATGGATTGGTTCATTGCTGTATGTTTCGCTTTTGTCTTTTCTGCACTCATCGAATTTGCTGCTGTAAACTACTTCACAAATCTTCAGGCTCAAAAAGCCCTAAGGAAAACAGCTCGAGCAGCAGCATTGTCATCACCAATGGCTGTGTCTGAATCAGAGAAGATAGTTTCG CATTCTGATTCCAATTGCAATTTAAAGAAAAGAACTCTGTCATTGGCATCGCAGAAAGAGTCACCAGCAATTGTAGAACCAGATACGAACAGCTGTGCCGACAATGTGTCACCAATTCCATGCACCCATTCTTGTCTCACTTCATTGCCACAACCACAGCCTGATACTGGAACCAGCAAGATAGATCAATATGCCAGAATCCTTTTCCCATTGTCATTTGGAGCATTCAATCTGGTGTATTGGATAGTGTATCTTTCAAAAGATACTATGGAAATGGGAAGTAATATATAA